In Euphorbia lathyris chromosome 9, ddEupLath1.1, whole genome shotgun sequence, the following are encoded in one genomic region:
- the LOC136205618 gene encoding apyrase 2-like produces MKRPVPRHESLSDKIHRYRGILLVISIPLLLVAFVLFLMPSRSPSVVLEEFEFNSRKVSPNLRDAKRYAVIFDAGSSGSRVHVYCFDRNTDLVPMGKDLELFVQLKPGLSAYASDPRAAANSLLSLLDKAEGVVPKDLRSKTPVRVGATAGLRALGNDASDRILDAVRDLLRERSALKSEVDGVSVLDGSQEGSYEWVTINYLLGKLGKTYADTVGVVDLGGGSVQMAYAISKADAAKAPRISDGEDTYVKEMTLMGTVYYLYVHSYLHYGLLAARAEIMKGSEGSENACILTGYDGTYKYGGTSYKASGPASGSSLEECRSLALRALKVNESTCTHMKCTFGGVWNGGGGDGQKNLFVASFFFDRAAEAGFIDPALPVAKVRPSDFEEAAKRACETKLENAQSTYPGVDENNLPFLCMDLVYQYTLLVDGFALDKWQEITLVKKVKYRDSLVEAAWPLGSAIEALSMAK; encoded by the exons ATGAAGCGCCCTGTGCCACGACATGAATCCTTGTCTGATAAGATCCATAGGTACCGTGGCATTCTCTTGGTGATCTCGATCCCGCTTCTCTTGGTTGCTTTCGTCTTGTTTCTCATGCCTAGTCGCTCTCCCTCGGTCGTCTTGGAAGAGTTTGAGTTTAATAGCCGTAAGGTGTCGCCCAATTTAAGGGATGCTAAGAGATACGCTGTTATTTTTGATGCCGGAAGTTCAGGCAGTAGAGTGCATGTTTACTGTTTCGATCGAAATACGGATCTTGTTCCCATGGGAAAAGATCTCGAGCTTTTTGTCCAG CTTAAGCCGGGGTTGAGCGCATATGCAAGTGACCCAAGAGCTGCTGCGAATTCTTTACTGTCATTGCTTGATAAAGCAGAAGGTGTTGTCCCCAAAGATTTGCGATCAAAGACACCTGTCAGAGTTGGG GCTACTGCAGGATTGAGGGCATTGGGAAATGATGCATCCGATAGAATTTTGGATGCA GTTAGAGATCTTCTGAGAGAGAGAAGTGCCCTGAAATCTGAGGTAGATGGAGTTTCTGTTCTGGATGGCTCCCAAGAAGGCTCTTATGAATGG GTGACAATAAATTACCTATTAGGCAAACTGGGTAAGACATATGCTGATACAGTTGGTGTTGTTGATCTTGGTGGTGGATCTGTCCAAATGGCGTATGCTATTTCTAAGGCGGATGCTGCAAAGGCTCCCAGGATATCTGATGGAGAGGATACATATGTAAAAGAAATGACTCTAATGGGGACTGTCTATTACCTCTATGTGCATAG TTACCTTCACTATGGCTTATTAGCAGCTCGAGCAGAAATTATGAAGGGTTCTGAAGGCTCTGAAAATGCATGCATCTTGACTGGTTATGATG GGACATACAAATATGGAGGAACGAGCTACAAAGCTTCAGGTCCAGCTTCAGGTTCAAGCTTGGAAGAGTGCAGGAGTCTTGCTTTGAGGGCCCTCAAAGTTAATGAATCAACATGTACACACATGAAATGCACATTTGGCGGAGTATGGAATGGTGGAGGTGGGGATGGACAAAAGAATTTATTTGTTGCATCATTTTTCTTTGACAGGGCTGCTGAG GCCGGTTTTATTGATCCTGCCTTACCTGTTGCCAAAGTCCGTCCGTCGGATTTTGAGGAGGCAGCAAAGCGGGCTTGTGAAACCAAACTTGAGAATGCACAATCCACATATCCAGGTGTTGATGAAAATAACCTGCCATTTCTATGTATGGATCTTGTCTACCAGTATACATTGCTTGTAGATGGATTCG CTCTTGATAAATGGCAAGAAATTACATTGGTGAAGAAGGTGAAGTACCGTGATTCCCTCGTTGAAGCAGCATGGCCACTGGGCAGTGCAATAGAAGCTTTGTCAATGGCAAAATAG